In a single window of the Acidobacteriota bacterium genome:
- the secF gene encoding protein translocase subunit SecF, with protein MFQFFTNLNIDWMGWRKVFVVISIIVLIAGMVSAVGRQITPGGTDAFNLGVDFQGGTVITVKFKEKPTADAVRAALNNVGIGDAVIQDSTDKVDEKLIKIPIIEGKELPAAQTEGEGGAAEPQAPTTGTQVEVGRAAVKRALDSFGREASAEMPLDQDAEAAYKIVGTDSVGPVAGAQLRDAAVLATLLGMVGILLFIAFRYDWTYAGGAVVAVFHDVLVTLAFFSIFQWEVNLTVLAAMLTLVGFSVNDSIVIFDRIRENLTLHRTESLYSLTNQSINQTMSRTIVTNGLTTLAVLALVLFGGEVLRSFSLALFVGAIAGTYSTIAIASPIAIWWQGKIGVAEVKDVLSPQEEGTKLASSSRRSVTRRPVTR; from the coding sequence ATGTTTCAGTTTTTTACTAACCTCAATATCGATTGGATGGGATGGCGAAAGGTATTCGTCGTTATATCGATAATTGTCTTGATCGCGGGAATGGTGTCCGCCGTTGGCCGCCAGATCACTCCCGGCGGTACCGATGCTTTTAATCTCGGCGTCGATTTTCAGGGCGGAACGGTCATCACGGTCAAGTTCAAGGAGAAGCCGACCGCCGATGCGGTTCGCGCTGCTTTGAACAACGTTGGTATCGGCGATGCGGTGATCCAGGATTCTACTGACAAAGTCGATGAGAAGCTGATCAAGATACCGATAATCGAAGGCAAGGAACTTCCGGCAGCTCAAACAGAGGGCGAAGGCGGGGCTGCCGAGCCGCAAGCCCCTACAACCGGAACGCAAGTTGAGGTCGGCCGCGCAGCTGTGAAGCGGGCACTTGATTCGTTCGGTCGCGAAGCGTCTGCAGAGATGCCTTTGGATCAGGACGCGGAGGCGGCATACAAGATCGTGGGCACGGACTCTGTCGGTCCTGTGGCCGGGGCCCAGCTAAGAGATGCGGCTGTTTTGGCGACGCTTCTCGGCATGGTCGGTATTTTGCTTTTCATAGCCTTCCGATATGACTGGACCTATGCAGGCGGAGCAGTCGTGGCGGTTTTCCACGATGTGCTGGTTACGCTTGCCTTTTTCTCGATCTTCCAATGGGAAGTAAATTTGACCGTTCTCGCGGCCATGCTGACGCTGGTCGGCTTCTCGGTCAATGACAGTATCGTTATCTTCGACCGTATTCGCGAGAACCTTACGCTGCACAGAACCGAGTCGCTTTATTCGTTAACGAATCAGTCGATCAATCAGACAATGTCGCGAACTATCGTGACAAACGGACTGACGACGTTGGCGGTACTTGCTCTAGTGCTGTTCGGCGGAGAGGTCCTGAGGAGTTTTTCGTTAGCGTTGTTTGTCGGAGCAATTGCGGGAACATATTCGACGATCGCCATCGCGAGTCCGATCGCGATTTGGTGGCAGGGGAAGATCGGCGTAGCTGAAGTGAAGGACGTTCTTTCGCCGCAAGAAGAGGGAACAAAACTGGCTTCGAGTTCCAGGCGTTCGGTTACACGGCGGCCGGTAACTCGATAG
- the secD gene encoding protein translocase subunit SecD, with translation MKNTGLLIRTAIIVVVALVGIYVVFGPRHSPTAADFSWEGIKKNLSENINLGLDLKGGSHLVMRVKTDEYLKTLTENNAQAALTAAQDAKMPATENRVTAEPGNYQVDIVLSDPSQANATAEEIKKKVDFFNWTESIDGNTISWSLPVQMQELLKRQAVDQALKIIESRINAFGVKEPTLQKHGAESAGQILLQMPGVDDPERVKNLIGAESNLTLMKIVSPPNPSPVQTYPTEDAARQSLGGTVPPNRKIFPYSERDEPTAGASATPDPNRPKSYVVVEYPAIVDGSELRDAAATSRTGSDRDFEISFSLKPAGAQKFGDWTGKNIGNYMAVVLNDEVKSAAYIRSQIFDQGQITGRFTKQSAEDLALTLKSGALPAKIEYQEERTVGPSLGADSIRAGVSASLAGLVFIIIFMLFYYRGSGINAVIALLLNMILTAAALITMDSTLTLPGIAGFILGIGMAVDANVLIFERMREEIRDGREIPKAIKNGFDRAFITIVDSNVTTIIAGVILYMYGSGPIRGFAVTLILALLINLFTAVFVSRTIFMWLLERNPEMKKLSI, from the coding sequence ATGAAAAATACGGGTTTGTTGATCAGAACGGCGATCATTGTTGTGGTCGCCTTAGTGGGCATCTATGTGGTCTTCGGGCCTCGGCATTCGCCGACGGCGGCAGATTTCTCTTGGGAAGGAATAAAGAAAAACCTTTCTGAGAATATCAACCTCGGGCTCGACCTGAAGGGCGGTTCGCATCTTGTGATGCGTGTTAAGACGGATGAGTACCTTAAGACTCTTACGGAAAACAACGCTCAGGCCGCTTTAACGGCGGCACAGGACGCGAAAATGCCCGCCACGGAGAACCGTGTCACCGCAGAACCCGGCAACTATCAAGTTGACATTGTACTTTCTGACCCTTCGCAGGCAAATGCAACCGCGGAAGAGATCAAGAAAAAGGTCGATTTCTTCAATTGGACCGAGTCTATCGACGGCAACACTATCAGCTGGTCGCTCCCGGTTCAGATGCAGGAACTGCTAAAGCGTCAGGCCGTGGATCAGGCACTTAAGATCATCGAAAGCCGGATCAACGCATTCGGTGTGAAGGAGCCTACGCTGCAGAAGCATGGTGCTGAAAGTGCGGGCCAGATCCTTTTGCAGATGCCGGGAGTCGATGACCCGGAGCGTGTAAAGAACCTGATCGGTGCCGAGTCAAATCTGACGCTGATGAAGATCGTCAGCCCTCCGAATCCTTCGCCCGTTCAGACATATCCGACCGAGGATGCTGCTCGACAATCTCTGGGCGGGACGGTTCCTCCTAATAGAAAGATTTTCCCTTATTCGGAACGCGACGAGCCTACGGCGGGAGCCTCGGCCACGCCGGACCCGAATAGACCAAAATCCTATGTGGTGGTCGAATATCCGGCGATCGTTGACGGCAGCGAACTTCGTGACGCCGCTGCAACATCGCGTACGGGGAGCGACAGGGACTTCGAGATCTCATTCTCTTTGAAGCCCGCGGGTGCACAGAAATTTGGTGATTGGACCGGTAAGAATATCGGAAACTATATGGCCGTTGTTCTAAATGATGAGGTCAAATCTGCGGCATACATTCGCTCGCAGATCTTTGACCAAGGGCAGATCACCGGACGTTTTACGAAGCAATCTGCTGAAGACCTCGCACTCACCCTAAAATCGGGTGCGTTGCCCGCAAAGATCGAATATCAGGAAGAGAGAACCGTCGGCCCGAGCCTCGGCGCTGACTCTATACGTGCGGGTGTTTCCGCATCGTTGGCGGGGTTGGTCTTCATCATCATTTTCATGCTGTTTTATTACCGCGGCTCGGGTATCAATGCGGTGATAGCCCTGCTTTTGAATATGATCCTAACCGCGGCGGCGTTGATCACGATGGATTCTACGCTGACCCTTCCGGGTATCGCAGGTTTCATTCTGGGTATCGGCATGGCGGTCGACGCGAACGTGCTTATATTTGAGCGTATGCGTGAAGAGATCCGCGACGGGCGTGAGATACCGAAGGCGATAAAGAACGGTTTTGACCGGGCGTTCATTACAATTGTCGACTCGAACGTAACGACGATCATCGCGGGCGTGATCCTTTATATGTACGGTTCAGGCCCGATACGCGGATTTGCGGTAACCCTTATCCTGGCGCTGTTGATCAACCTGTTCACGGCTGTATTCGTTTCGAGGACGATCTTTATGTGGCTGCTCGAACGCAATCCGGAAATGAAGAAGTTGAGCATCTAG
- the yajC gene encoding preprotein translocase subunit YajC yields MYLLFFQEAGGGSLIWTLLPFVFIFGIFYFLVILPQKKQKQQLQELINNLAINDEIVTNGGIIGKIKEIKDTSFIIQSAEKSFLEVGKSAVVGKKP; encoded by the coding sequence ATGTATCTATTGTTTTTTCAAGAAGCCGGCGGCGGAAGTCTGATATGGACTCTGCTGCCATTCGTCTTCATTTTTGGTATCTTTTACTTTTTGGTCATTCTTCCTCAGAAGAAGCAGAAACAGCAGCTTCAGGAGCTGATCAATAATCTTGCGATAAATGACGAGATCGTTACCAACGGCGGAATAATCGGCAAGATAAAAGAGATCAAAGATACGAGCTTCATCATTCAGAGCGCTGAGAAATCTTTTCTGGAGGTGGGCAAAAGCGCGGTCGTCGGCAAGAAGCCGTAA
- the tgt gene encoding tRNA guanosine(34) transglycosylase Tgt, which produces MTARPIEFSIAATDGNARAGTLRTRRSVIDTPVFMPVGTQASVKGVRFEWLENEIDARIILGNTYHLFLRPGAETIRHFGGLHRFSSWERSILTDSGGFQVFSLSERRKLTEEGVKFSSHLDGSPCFISPEVSMEIQAALGSEIVMAFDECPPGDAGHEATRTSLELTARWARRSKDKFDELQGAGQDTGFLASEGLSGTQALFGIIQGAGHLDLRSESLEKTVEVGFDGYAIGGLSVGEEKSVMYDVLAHTAPLMPTESPRYLMGVGTPEDMLTAIGHGVDMFDCVIPTRNGRTGSAFTSRGKLNIRNAKFALDDSPLDPDCGCSVCRRHTCGFLRHLYQAGEMAAATLISHHNLYFYASLMRAARQAIRDGRFSAFAADTIGAMSEIDVNGV; this is translated from the coding sequence ATGACCGCGAGACCGATCGAATTCTCTATTGCCGCGACAGACGGCAATGCTCGGGCGGGCACGCTCAGGACCCGCCGCAGCGTCATCGATACGCCGGTTTTCATGCCGGTGGGCACGCAAGCTTCTGTAAAGGGCGTTCGATTCGAATGGCTCGAGAATGAGATAGACGCCCGCATAATTCTCGGCAATACATATCATCTTTTTCTTCGACCCGGTGCCGAAACAATACGGCATTTTGGAGGGTTGCATCGGTTCAGCTCTTGGGAGCGTTCGATCCTGACGGATTCAGGCGGCTTCCAAGTATTCTCGCTCAGTGAACGCCGTAAGCTGACCGAAGAAGGTGTCAAATTCAGTTCGCACCTGGACGGGAGCCCGTGCTTTATCTCTCCCGAAGTCTCGATGGAAATTCAGGCTGCGCTTGGATCGGAGATCGTCATGGCGTTTGACGAATGTCCTCCGGGCGACGCCGGGCACGAGGCTACACGGACAAGCCTCGAACTTACCGCGCGTTGGGCCAGACGGTCTAAGGACAAATTTGACGAACTGCAGGGTGCGGGTCAGGATACGGGTTTTCTTGCTTCTGAAGGCCTTTCGGGAACGCAGGCTCTTTTCGGGATAATCCAGGGTGCAGGGCATTTGGATCTTCGCAGCGAGAGTTTGGAGAAAACTGTCGAGGTCGGTTTCGACGGGTACGCGATCGGCGGATTGAGCGTTGGAGAGGAAAAGAGTGTGATGTATGACGTACTGGCCCACACCGCACCCCTAATGCCCACCGAATCGCCGCGTTATTTGATGGGTGTTGGTACGCCGGAAGATATGCTCACCGCGATCGGGCACGGCGTGGATATGTTCGATTGCGTAATTCCAACACGAAACGGAAGGACGGGTTCTGCGTTTACTTCGAGGGGAAAGCTCAATATACGCAACGCTAAATTCGCACTGGACGACTCGCCGCTGGATCCTGATTGCGGTTGCTCGGTATGCCGGCGGCATACGTGCGGTTTTCTGCGGCATCTTTACCAAGCCGGAGAAATGGCCGCCGCAACTCTCATCTCGCATCACAATCTGTATTTTTATGCATCGCTGATGCGGGCAGCCCGGCAAGCGATCCGCGATGGCAGATTTTCTGCATTTGCCGCGGACACTATCGGGGCAATGAGTGAAATCGATGTAAATGGCGTTTGA
- a CDS encoding redoxin domain-containing protein: protein MEIVLLVIRLGLAGVIGVAGLAKALDRQGTEKALRDFGVPGTLVPAAAFLLPLAEIGIAVALLFISTSWYGAIASAALLALFTVAMLYQMAKGRNPDCHCFGQVTSTPVSNSTVFRNISLILFSAFLISRGAAEQGTPLVSGRDDAFPVVIGLVLTALLFASFQTLVRILKRQDDIVRRIEVMELVARDGGEVERDEAGHPHEGLPIGGHIADFEAKDLNGEKITLDGLLAGGVPILFLYVSPNCTPCAQLIPDIPDWERRLAGKIRLVFISSGEKKENAAKFGEFAGTIILQNGREVSDVLKAKWTPTAVIVSSDGRVLSHPAAGDQAIRELIEQIASNDPSGPYAYFVNGTRDSHMLRVGENAPNFAVKDISGRVINNDFLSGKRTLVAFWSMTCPHCENMLPALRDWDANRTDADPQLIVFSDGDEEAHKMLGLSSPVVIDPGHETAGEFGMYGTPSAVLLDEDSRFATETAIGAPDIWALLGRRK, encoded by the coding sequence ATGGAAATAGTTCTCCTCGTAATTAGGCTCGGTCTTGCAGGCGTTATTGGTGTCGCGGGACTTGCAAAAGCTCTTGACCGACAGGGCACTGAAAAAGCTCTTCGTGATTTTGGTGTGCCGGGAACGTTGGTGCCGGCGGCGGCGTTTCTGCTGCCGCTCGCGGAGATCGGTATTGCAGTCGCTTTATTGTTTATCTCGACCTCGTGGTACGGCGCGATCGCATCAGCCGCCTTGTTGGCTCTGTTCACGGTCGCGATGTTATATCAGATGGCGAAGGGCCGCAATCCGGACTGTCATTGTTTCGGCCAAGTTACGAGCACTCCCGTCAGCAACTCCACCGTATTTCGGAACATAAGTCTAATTCTGTTCTCGGCCTTTCTGATATCACGAGGTGCAGCCGAGCAGGGAACACCACTTGTTTCCGGACGTGACGACGCCTTTCCCGTTGTCATAGGGCTCGTACTGACAGCTCTTTTATTTGCGTCTTTTCAAACACTGGTCCGCATACTCAAACGCCAGGATGACATTGTCCGCCGTATCGAGGTAATGGAACTTGTCGCCCGAGATGGCGGCGAGGTAGAACGCGACGAGGCAGGGCATCCGCATGAAGGCCTGCCCATAGGAGGCCACATTGCGGATTTTGAAGCGAAAGACCTTAACGGCGAAAAGATAACACTCGACGGACTTCTTGCCGGCGGCGTTCCGATCCTTTTTCTCTACGTGAGCCCGAATTGTACACCATGCGCTCAGCTCATTCCCGATATTCCTGATTGGGAGAGAAGACTTGCCGGCAAGATCCGGCTTGTTTTCATCAGCTCGGGGGAAAAGAAGGAAAATGCCGCTAAGTTCGGCGAATTTGCAGGTACCATTATTCTGCAGAATGGCAGAGAAGTTTCTGACGTCCTGAAGGCAAAGTGGACGCCGACCGCTGTCATTGTCAGCTCTGACGGGCGAGTTTTGAGCCATCCTGCGGCCGGAGATCAGGCGATACGCGAATTGATAGAACAGATCGCGTCGAACGACCCAAGTGGCCCTTACGCGTATTTTGTGAACGGCACGCGCGATTCCCACATGCTCCGTGTTGGTGAGAATGCGCCGAATTTCGCCGTCAAGGATATCAGCGGCCGCGTGATAAACAACGACTTCCTGAGCGGTAAGCGTACTCTCGTCGCATTTTGGAGCATGACGTGTCCGCATTGCGAGAACATGCTGCCGGCATTGCGTGACTGGGATGCGAACCGCACGGATGCGGATCCGCAGCTGATCGTATTTTCGGACGGCGATGAAGAAGCCCACAAGATGCTCGGTTTGTCGTCGCCGGTAGTTATCGATCCCGGACACGAAACGGCGGGCGAATTCGGCATGTACGGCACGCCGTCAGCTGTGCTGCTGGACGAAGATTCACGTTTTGCGACCGAAACCGCGATCGGCGCGCCAGACATTTGGGCACTTCTCGGCAGGCGTAAATGA
- the der gene encoding ribosome biogenesis GTPase Der: MKQPLVAIIGRPNVGKSTLFNRLTGSRKAIVGDEPGITRDRMYGDVEWRDGGFRLVDTGGIVPDDEAIIPANIFKQASNAINEAAAIIWVVDARSGAIPLDEELSVLLRNTGKPVFVAANKAESSKVEADAAEFYRFGFEITPVSAEHGNGIGDLLDKVLDALRKDEDSDIVEAEEAEKDDGVISLAIIGRPNVGKSSLLNKILGEDRVIVSPIAGTTRDAIDTELEVEGQKYLLIDTAGIRRKGKTTEMAEKLSVIMARKSLERADVAILVIDAVEGVTSLDANIAGYAVDSGCSVIIAVNKWDAVEEKETNTIYEFEREIRRNMKFLDWAPIISISALLGQRVSKILPMVAEAYKARNQRIQTSVLNRFFENEIAQPKGGATPSPVKGGLSRLRVQFIAQAGIRPPLFIIFTSGGKPGLHFSYTRYIENRLREQFGFFATPIRLVERHKSKKKRS, encoded by the coding sequence ATGAAGCAGCCGCTTGTTGCCATTATCGGCCGGCCTAATGTCGGTAAATCCACGCTGTTCAATCGTTTGACGGGCTCGCGTAAGGCCATTGTCGGCGATGAACCGGGAATTACGCGTGACCGCATGTATGGTGATGTCGAGTGGCGGGACGGCGGTTTTCGGCTTGTGGATACAGGCGGGATCGTGCCGGACGATGAAGCGATCATCCCCGCGAATATTTTCAAACAGGCGTCCAATGCTATCAACGAGGCCGCGGCGATCATTTGGGTCGTAGATGCCCGATCAGGAGCGATTCCGCTTGACGAAGAACTCTCCGTATTGCTGAGAAATACCGGAAAGCCCGTCTTTGTCGCCGCGAACAAGGCTGAGTCGTCAAAGGTCGAAGCAGACGCGGCGGAATTCTACCGTTTTGGTTTTGAAATAACTCCTGTCTCAGCTGAGCACGGCAACGGCATTGGAGACCTGTTGGATAAGGTTCTCGATGCTCTTCGCAAAGACGAAGACAGCGATATCGTAGAAGCCGAAGAAGCGGAAAAGGACGACGGCGTCATCAGCCTAGCGATCATCGGGCGTCCGAATGTCGGAAAATCTTCGCTTCTCAACAAGATCCTTGGTGAAGACCGCGTTATCGTGTCCCCGATAGCCGGAACAACCCGCGATGCGATCGACACCGAACTCGAGGTCGAAGGGCAAAAATATCTGCTTATCGATACTGCCGGTATCCGCCGAAAGGGAAAGACCACAGAGATGGCGGAAAAACTGTCTGTGATCATGGCGCGAAAATCGCTCGAACGGGCTGATGTAGCGATCCTCGTCATCGACGCGGTCGAGGGCGTTACAAGTCTGGACGCCAATATCGCGGGTTACGCTGTCGATTCTGGTTGTTCTGTGATCATTGCCGTGAATAAGTGGGATGCTGTTGAAGAGAAAGAAACGAATACCATTTACGAGTTTGAACGCGAGATCCGTCGGAACATGAAGTTTCTGGATTGGGCTCCGATAATCTCGATATCTGCTCTCCTGGGACAGAGAGTTTCAAAAATATTGCCGATGGTGGCTGAGGCATACAAGGCAAGAAATCAGCGGATCCAAACCTCTGTGCTGAATCGGTTCTTCGAAAATGAGATCGCGCAGCCCAAAGGCGGTGCTACGCCATCGCCTGTTAAAGGCGGCCTTTCACGCCTTCGGGTGCAGTTCATAGCGCAGGCAGGAATTCGGCCGCCGCTTTTCATTATTTTTACGTCAGGCGGGAAGCCGGGGCTGCATTTTTCGTACACGCGGTATATCGAAAATCGACTGCGGGAGCAATTCGGCTTTTTCGCAACGCCGATCCGACTTGTCGAGCGGCACAAATCAAAGAAAAAGAGGTCCTGA